A segment of the uncultured Methanobrevibacter sp. genome:
TTTCTGGCCGGTGTAAAATCCTACATATGCAATTATAGATGTTGCAATGTCTGAGAAGGTATGTGCACCTTCAGAGACTAATGCATAACTTCCTGATGCATATCCCACTATAATATTTGCTACTGTTAAAAAACAATTTGCTACTAATGCAATTATTAAAGCTTTTTTACCACCTTTCAGGCGAAGTTCATCCATTAACAACACGCTCTTCTAAAATATCCATTGCTTTTTCTATATTTTCATATGAATTTGCATAAGACATACGTACGTGGCCTTCACCGTTTGATCCAAATGCTGCACCAGGTACGGTTATCACTCCTGCTTTTGCAGCTTTAGCAACAAAGTCTTTGTCTTCTATTTTTGGGAATACATAAAATGCACCTTCAGCATTCACTGTTTCGTATCCCATGCCGTTAAGACGTGAAACAATCAGATCTCTTCTTTTTTCAAATTCATTTACCATTTTTACAGCTTCATCCTGAGGTCCGGTCAATGCTGCATAAGCTCCTCTTTGTGAGGTTGTACTTGCACATGCGATATTGTACTGGTGTATTTTAAGCAGTTCTTCAGTATAGGCTTCATTTGCGGTAAGATAACCTATTCTAAGACCTGTCATTGCATAAGTTTTTGAAAATCCATTTAATGTAATGACATTATCACTGTATTTTGCAGGTGAGTAATGTTTTTTGTTGTAAATTATCTTTTCATAGATTTCATCAGAGATTATTAGGAAATTGTGATCCATTGATAAATCAGCGATTGCTTTGATGTCTTCTTTTTCCATCACTGCACCTGTAGGGTTTGAAGGAGAATTTAACATGATGGCTTTTGTGTTTTTAGTTAGTTTTTCAGCAACATCATCTGCTTTTAGTTTGAATTCGTTTTCCATTTTACAGTCTACAGGTATGATATTTCCTCCTGCCATATTGATGCATGCTTCATAAGATAAGAAACTAGGATCTGGAAGTATTACGTCAT
Coding sequences within it:
- a CDS encoding pyridoxal phosphate-dependent aminotransferase, translated to MINPAKRTKTIELSQIRKMFEVTNPDAINLGIGEPDFNVPQHIKDAMKDSIDENDTHYTPNKGYIELREEIVKKFKNENGINTNPENVIVTVGASEALFMCAQAFIEKGDDVILPDPSFLSYEACINMAGGNIIPVDCKMENEFKLKADDVAEKLTKNTKAIMLNSPSNPTGAVMEKEDIKAIADLSMDHNFLIISDEIYEKIIYNKKHYSPAKYSDNVITLNGFSKTYAMTGLRIGYLTANEAYTEELLKIHQYNIACASTTSQRGAYAALTGPQDEAVKMVNEFEKRRDLIVSRLNGMGYETVNAEGAFYVFPKIEDKDFVAKAAKAGVITVPGAAFGSNGEGHVRMSYANSYENIEKAMDILEERVVNG